A genomic stretch from Falco cherrug isolate bFalChe1 chromosome 3, bFalChe1.pri, whole genome shotgun sequence includes:
- the SLC45A1 gene encoding proton-associated sugar transporter A isoform X4, with protein sequence MSRMQAANGTVTALLWMRSSGRRRHSILLWQQPPALQSGVWQGWVDGGSRSPIPGQLKGRLGTDRHLPVMIPQSATPPVSDAALLPSGASQEIWRSQVPGYSGSVTGHISHRANNFKRHPKRRKHIRPSPPPPPNTPCPIDLIDFGDLQPQRSFLELLFNGCILFGLEFSYAMETAYVTPVLLQMGLPDQLYGMVWFISPILGFLLQPLLGAWSDRCTSRFGRRRPFILVLAVGALLGLSLMLNGKDIGSALSDTANNHKWGIILTVCGVVLMDFSADSADNPSHAYMMDVCSPVDQDRGLNIHALLAGLGGGFGYVVGGIHWDKTSFGKAVGGQLRVIYVFTSVILTITTVLTLISIPERPLRSFSRKKKVMKSPSLPLPPSPPFFFEEGVNENFASHNSAHLYESFTSPVSPLSPLTPKYGSFISRDNSLTGINEFASSFGTSNIDSVLIDCFTGGHSSYLALPASLPRQPVSVSFPRVPDGCYQGENGVLEQGESSITPGPDGEPLRVGSLDAIKPRSSGILKRPQTLAIPDIVTGHCPENNRRRNVTFSQQVANILLNGVKYESELNGSSETLEQPLSVKLLCSTICQMPKALRNLCINHFLGWLSFEGMLLFYTDFMGEVVFQGNPKAPHNSDEYQKYNAGVTMGCWGMCIYAFSAAFYSAALEKLEERFSTRTLYFVAYLAFGLGTGLATLSRNIYVVLSLCATYGILFATLCTLPYSLLCDYYQSREFVGSQAEGTRRGMGVDISLLSCQYFLAQILVALAMGPLTAAVGSASGAMYFASLVSFLGCLFSSLCITYELPPTEELPHTEEQRPLLSRARNE encoded by the exons GCAGCAAATGGAACAGTGACTGCTCTATTGTGGATGAGGTCCTCTGGCAGGAGAAGACACAGCATCCTGTTGTGGCAacagccaccagcactgcaAAGTGGTGTGTGGCAAGGCTGGGTTGATGGAGGCTCCAGAAGTCCCATAcctgggcagctgaaaggaagaCTCGGCACAGACAG ACATCTACCCGTGATGATTCCACAATCTGCAACACCCCCCGTCAGTGATGCTGCGCTCTTGCCAAGCGGGGCTTCTCAGGAAATCTGGAGGTCACAAGTTCCAGGCTATTCTGGATCGGTCACAGGGCACATAAGTCATCGGGCCAATAACTTCAAGAGACAtccaaaaaggagaaaacacattCGCCCTTCACCGCCACCGCCACCGAACACTCCATGTCCTATTGATTTGATTGACTTTGGGGATCTCCAACCGCAGAGGTCTTTCCTAGAACTCCTCTTTAATGGGTGCATTCTCTTTGGGCTGGAGTTCAGCTATGCCATGGAAACAGCCTATGTTACCCCTGTTCTGCTTCAGATGGGGCTTCCAGACCAACTGTATGGAATGGTGTGGTTCATCAGCCCTATATTAG gGTTCTTGCTACAGCCTTTGCTGGGGGCCTGGAGTGACAGATGCACATCAAGATTTGGGAGGAGAAGACCTTTCATTCTGGTCTTAGCAGTAG GAGCGTTGCTTGGGCTCTCGCTTATGCTGAATGGCAAAGATATAGGGAGTGCCCTGTCTGACACTGCAAATAACCACAAATGGGGGATCATCCTTACGGTCTGTGGTGTTGTGCTCATGGACTTCAGCGCAGATTCGGCAGACAATCCCAGTCATGCCTACATGATGGATGTGTGCAGCCCAGTGGATCAAGACAGGGGCCTCAACATCCACGCTTTATTAGCAG GTCTTGGAGGTGGCTTTGGTTATGTTGTTGGAGGAATACACTGGGATAAAACCAGTTTTGGAAAAGCTGTGGGAGGGCAACTTCGAGTCATCTATGTCTTCACCTCAGTTATACTGACTATTACTACTGTGCTGACTCTAATCAGCATTCCAGAAAGACCCTTAAGGTCCtttagcaggaagaaaaaggtgatGAAGAGTCCAagtcttcctctccctccttctccaccTTTCTTCTTTGAGGAGGGTGTAAATGAAAACTTTGCTTCTCATAACTCAGCTCACTTATATGAAAGTTTTACAAGTCCCGTTTCCCCCCTCAGCCCACTCACACCCAAATATGGCAGTTTTATCAGCAGAGACAATTCCTTGACGGGAATTAATGAGTTTGCATCATCATTTGGGACTTCAAATATTGACAGTGTGCTTATAGACTGTTTTACAGGCGGGCATAGTAGTTATTTAGCACTTCCAGCTAGCTTGCCCAGGCAGCCTGTCAGTGTCAGCTTTCCTCGGGTACCTGATGGCTGTTACCAAGGAGAAAACGGAGTTCTGGagcaaggggagagcagcatAACACCGGGGCCTGACGGCGAGCCGCTAAGGGTGGGCTCACTGGATGCGATAAAGCCACGGTCATCGGGGATCCTGAAAAGACCTCAGACCTTGGCCATTCCAGATATCGTAACAGGACACTGTCCAGAAAATaatagaagaagaaatgtaACCTTCAGCCAACAG GTTGCTAACATCTTGCTGAACGGCGTTAAGTATGAGAGCGAGCTGAATGGATCAAGCGAGACCTTGGAGCAACCACTCTCTGTGAAACTTCTTTGTTCGACCATCTGCCAGATGCCCAAGGCTCTTCGTAACCTCTGCATCAACCACTTCCTAG GATGGCTTTCATTTGAGGGGATGTTACTCTTCTACACCGACTTCATGGGAGAAGTAGTGTTTCAAGGGAATCCGAAAGCGCCTCACAACTCAGATGAGTATCAGAAGTACAACGCTGGGGTCAccatgggctgctggggaatgTGCATCTATGCGTTCAGTGCTGCTTTCTATTCAG CTGCACTGGAGAAGCTGGAGGAGCGGTTCAGCACACGGACGCTGTACTTTGTGGCGTATTTGGCCTTcgggctgggcacagggctggccaCGCTCTCCAGAAACATCTATGTGGTGCTGTCACTGTGTGCTACCTACGGCATCCTCTTTGCCACGCTCTGCACGCTGCCCTACTCCCTGCTTTGCGACTACTACCAGAGCCGTGAG TTCGTAGGCTCGCAGGCGGAGGGCACGCGGCGCGGGATGGGCGTTGACATCtccctgctgagctgccagTACTTCCTGGCGCAGATCCTCGTGGCCCTGGCCATGGGGCCGCTGACGGCAGCTGTGGGCAGTGCCAGCGGCGCCATGTACTTCGCTAGCCTGGTCTCCTTCCTGGGCTgtctcttctcctccctctgcatCACCTACGAGCTGCCACCCACCGAGGAGCTGCCACACACTGAGGAGCAGCGCCCGCTCTTGTCCCGTGCGCGGAATGAATAA
- the SLC45A1 gene encoding proton-associated sugar transporter A isoform X2 produces the protein MEESRKCLENDLPNRERAFNKRAANGTVTALLWMRSSGRRRHSILLWQQPPALQSGVWQGWVDGGSRSPIPGQLKGRLGTDRHLPVMIPQSATPPVSDAALLPSGASQEIWRSQVPGYSGSVTGHISHRANNFKRHPKRRKHIRPSPPPPPNTPCPIDLIDFGDLQPQRSFLELLFNGCILFGLEFSYAMETAYVTPVLLQMGLPDQLYGMVWFISPILGFLLQPLLGAWSDRCTSRFGRRRPFILVLAVGALLGLSLMLNGKDIGSALSDTANNHKWGIILTVCGVVLMDFSADSADNPSHAYMMDVCSPVDQDRGLNIHALLAGLGGGFGYVVGGIHWDKTSFGKAVGGQLRVIYVFTSVILTITTVLTLISIPERPLRSFSRKKKVMKSPSLPLPPSPPFFFEEGVNENFASHNSAHLYESFTSPVSPLSPLTPKYGSFISRDNSLTGINEFASSFGTSNIDSVLIDCFTGGHSSYLALPASLPRQPVSVSFPRVPDGCYQGENGVLEQGESSITPGPDGEPLRVGSLDAIKPRSSGILKRPQTLAIPDIVTGHCPENNRRRNVTFSQQVANILLNGVKYESELNGSSETLEQPLSVKLLCSTICQMPKALRNLCINHFLGWLSFEGMLLFYTDFMGEVVFQGNPKAPHNSDEYQKYNAGVTMGCWGMCIYAFSAAFYSAALEKLEERFSTRTLYFVAYLAFGLGTGLATLSRNIYVVLSLCATYGILFATLCTLPYSLLCDYYQSREFVGSQAEGTRRGMGVDISLLSCQYFLAQILVALAMGPLTAAVGSASGAMYFASLVSFLGCLFSSLCITYELPPTEELPHTEEQRPLLSRARNE, from the exons GCAGCAAATGGAACAGTGACTGCTCTATTGTGGATGAGGTCCTCTGGCAGGAGAAGACACAGCATCCTGTTGTGGCAacagccaccagcactgcaAAGTGGTGTGTGGCAAGGCTGGGTTGATGGAGGCTCCAGAAGTCCCATAcctgggcagctgaaaggaagaCTCGGCACAGACAG ACATCTACCCGTGATGATTCCACAATCTGCAACACCCCCCGTCAGTGATGCTGCGCTCTTGCCAAGCGGGGCTTCTCAGGAAATCTGGAGGTCACAAGTTCCAGGCTATTCTGGATCGGTCACAGGGCACATAAGTCATCGGGCCAATAACTTCAAGAGACAtccaaaaaggagaaaacacattCGCCCTTCACCGCCACCGCCACCGAACACTCCATGTCCTATTGATTTGATTGACTTTGGGGATCTCCAACCGCAGAGGTCTTTCCTAGAACTCCTCTTTAATGGGTGCATTCTCTTTGGGCTGGAGTTCAGCTATGCCATGGAAACAGCCTATGTTACCCCTGTTCTGCTTCAGATGGGGCTTCCAGACCAACTGTATGGAATGGTGTGGTTCATCAGCCCTATATTAG gGTTCTTGCTACAGCCTTTGCTGGGGGCCTGGAGTGACAGATGCACATCAAGATTTGGGAGGAGAAGACCTTTCATTCTGGTCTTAGCAGTAG GAGCGTTGCTTGGGCTCTCGCTTATGCTGAATGGCAAAGATATAGGGAGTGCCCTGTCTGACACTGCAAATAACCACAAATGGGGGATCATCCTTACGGTCTGTGGTGTTGTGCTCATGGACTTCAGCGCAGATTCGGCAGACAATCCCAGTCATGCCTACATGATGGATGTGTGCAGCCCAGTGGATCAAGACAGGGGCCTCAACATCCACGCTTTATTAGCAG GTCTTGGAGGTGGCTTTGGTTATGTTGTTGGAGGAATACACTGGGATAAAACCAGTTTTGGAAAAGCTGTGGGAGGGCAACTTCGAGTCATCTATGTCTTCACCTCAGTTATACTGACTATTACTACTGTGCTGACTCTAATCAGCATTCCAGAAAGACCCTTAAGGTCCtttagcaggaagaaaaaggtgatGAAGAGTCCAagtcttcctctccctccttctccaccTTTCTTCTTTGAGGAGGGTGTAAATGAAAACTTTGCTTCTCATAACTCAGCTCACTTATATGAAAGTTTTACAAGTCCCGTTTCCCCCCTCAGCCCACTCACACCCAAATATGGCAGTTTTATCAGCAGAGACAATTCCTTGACGGGAATTAATGAGTTTGCATCATCATTTGGGACTTCAAATATTGACAGTGTGCTTATAGACTGTTTTACAGGCGGGCATAGTAGTTATTTAGCACTTCCAGCTAGCTTGCCCAGGCAGCCTGTCAGTGTCAGCTTTCCTCGGGTACCTGATGGCTGTTACCAAGGAGAAAACGGAGTTCTGGagcaaggggagagcagcatAACACCGGGGCCTGACGGCGAGCCGCTAAGGGTGGGCTCACTGGATGCGATAAAGCCACGGTCATCGGGGATCCTGAAAAGACCTCAGACCTTGGCCATTCCAGATATCGTAACAGGACACTGTCCAGAAAATaatagaagaagaaatgtaACCTTCAGCCAACAG GTTGCTAACATCTTGCTGAACGGCGTTAAGTATGAGAGCGAGCTGAATGGATCAAGCGAGACCTTGGAGCAACCACTCTCTGTGAAACTTCTTTGTTCGACCATCTGCCAGATGCCCAAGGCTCTTCGTAACCTCTGCATCAACCACTTCCTAG GATGGCTTTCATTTGAGGGGATGTTACTCTTCTACACCGACTTCATGGGAGAAGTAGTGTTTCAAGGGAATCCGAAAGCGCCTCACAACTCAGATGAGTATCAGAAGTACAACGCTGGGGTCAccatgggctgctggggaatgTGCATCTATGCGTTCAGTGCTGCTTTCTATTCAG CTGCACTGGAGAAGCTGGAGGAGCGGTTCAGCACACGGACGCTGTACTTTGTGGCGTATTTGGCCTTcgggctgggcacagggctggccaCGCTCTCCAGAAACATCTATGTGGTGCTGTCACTGTGTGCTACCTACGGCATCCTCTTTGCCACGCTCTGCACGCTGCCCTACTCCCTGCTTTGCGACTACTACCAGAGCCGTGAG TTCGTAGGCTCGCAGGCGGAGGGCACGCGGCGCGGGATGGGCGTTGACATCtccctgctgagctgccagTACTTCCTGGCGCAGATCCTCGTGGCCCTGGCCATGGGGCCGCTGACGGCAGCTGTGGGCAGTGCCAGCGGCGCCATGTACTTCGCTAGCCTGGTCTCCTTCCTGGGCTgtctcttctcctccctctgcatCACCTACGAGCTGCCACCCACCGAGGAGCTGCCACACACTGAGGAGCAGCGCCCGCTCTTGTCCCGTGCGCGGAATGAATAA
- the SLC45A1 gene encoding proton-associated sugar transporter A isoform X6, producing MIPQSATPPVSDAALLPSGASQEIWRSQVPGYSGSVTGHISHRANNFKRHPKRRKHIRPSPPPPPNTPCPIDLIDFGDLQPQRSFLELLFNGCILFGLEFSYAMETAYVTPVLLQMGLPDQLYGMVWFISPILGFLLQPLLGAWSDRCTSRFGRRRPFILVLAVGALLGLSLMLNGKDIGSALSDTANNHKWGIILTVCGVVLMDFSADSADNPSHAYMMDVCSPVDQDRGLNIHALLAGLGGGFGYVVGGIHWDKTSFGKAVGGQLRVIYVFTSVILTITTVLTLISIPERPLRSFSRKKKVMKSPSLPLPPSPPFFFEEGVNENFASHNSAHLYESFTSPVSPLSPLTPKYGSFISRDNSLTGINEFASSFGTSNIDSVLIDCFTGGHSSYLALPASLPRQPVSVSFPRVPDGCYQGENGVLEQGESSITPGPDGEPLRVGSLDAIKPRSSGILKRPQTLAIPDIVTGHCPENNRRRNVTFSQQVANILLNGVKYESELNGSSETLEQPLSVKLLCSTICQMPKALRNLCINHFLGWLSFEGMLLFYTDFMGEVVFQGNPKAPHNSDEYQKYNAGVTMGCWGMCIYAFSAAFYSAALEKLEERFSTRTLYFVAYLAFGLGTGLATLSRNIYVVLSLCATYGILFATLCTLPYSLLCDYYQSREFVGSQAEGTRRGMGVDISLLSCQYFLAQILVALAMGPLTAAVGSASGAMYFASLVSFLGCLFSSLCITYELPPTEELPHTEEQRPLLSRARNE from the exons ATGATTCCACAATCTGCAACACCCCCCGTCAGTGATGCTGCGCTCTTGCCAAGCGGGGCTTCTCAGGAAATCTGGAGGTCACAAGTTCCAGGCTATTCTGGATCGGTCACAGGGCACATAAGTCATCGGGCCAATAACTTCAAGAGACAtccaaaaaggagaaaacacattCGCCCTTCACCGCCACCGCCACCGAACACTCCATGTCCTATTGATTTGATTGACTTTGGGGATCTCCAACCGCAGAGGTCTTTCCTAGAACTCCTCTTTAATGGGTGCATTCTCTTTGGGCTGGAGTTCAGCTATGCCATGGAAACAGCCTATGTTACCCCTGTTCTGCTTCAGATGGGGCTTCCAGACCAACTGTATGGAATGGTGTGGTTCATCAGCCCTATATTAG gGTTCTTGCTACAGCCTTTGCTGGGGGCCTGGAGTGACAGATGCACATCAAGATTTGGGAGGAGAAGACCTTTCATTCTGGTCTTAGCAGTAG GAGCGTTGCTTGGGCTCTCGCTTATGCTGAATGGCAAAGATATAGGGAGTGCCCTGTCTGACACTGCAAATAACCACAAATGGGGGATCATCCTTACGGTCTGTGGTGTTGTGCTCATGGACTTCAGCGCAGATTCGGCAGACAATCCCAGTCATGCCTACATGATGGATGTGTGCAGCCCAGTGGATCAAGACAGGGGCCTCAACATCCACGCTTTATTAGCAG GTCTTGGAGGTGGCTTTGGTTATGTTGTTGGAGGAATACACTGGGATAAAACCAGTTTTGGAAAAGCTGTGGGAGGGCAACTTCGAGTCATCTATGTCTTCACCTCAGTTATACTGACTATTACTACTGTGCTGACTCTAATCAGCATTCCAGAAAGACCCTTAAGGTCCtttagcaggaagaaaaaggtgatGAAGAGTCCAagtcttcctctccctccttctccaccTTTCTTCTTTGAGGAGGGTGTAAATGAAAACTTTGCTTCTCATAACTCAGCTCACTTATATGAAAGTTTTACAAGTCCCGTTTCCCCCCTCAGCCCACTCACACCCAAATATGGCAGTTTTATCAGCAGAGACAATTCCTTGACGGGAATTAATGAGTTTGCATCATCATTTGGGACTTCAAATATTGACAGTGTGCTTATAGACTGTTTTACAGGCGGGCATAGTAGTTATTTAGCACTTCCAGCTAGCTTGCCCAGGCAGCCTGTCAGTGTCAGCTTTCCTCGGGTACCTGATGGCTGTTACCAAGGAGAAAACGGAGTTCTGGagcaaggggagagcagcatAACACCGGGGCCTGACGGCGAGCCGCTAAGGGTGGGCTCACTGGATGCGATAAAGCCACGGTCATCGGGGATCCTGAAAAGACCTCAGACCTTGGCCATTCCAGATATCGTAACAGGACACTGTCCAGAAAATaatagaagaagaaatgtaACCTTCAGCCAACAG GTTGCTAACATCTTGCTGAACGGCGTTAAGTATGAGAGCGAGCTGAATGGATCAAGCGAGACCTTGGAGCAACCACTCTCTGTGAAACTTCTTTGTTCGACCATCTGCCAGATGCCCAAGGCTCTTCGTAACCTCTGCATCAACCACTTCCTAG GATGGCTTTCATTTGAGGGGATGTTACTCTTCTACACCGACTTCATGGGAGAAGTAGTGTTTCAAGGGAATCCGAAAGCGCCTCACAACTCAGATGAGTATCAGAAGTACAACGCTGGGGTCAccatgggctgctggggaatgTGCATCTATGCGTTCAGTGCTGCTTTCTATTCAG CTGCACTGGAGAAGCTGGAGGAGCGGTTCAGCACACGGACGCTGTACTTTGTGGCGTATTTGGCCTTcgggctgggcacagggctggccaCGCTCTCCAGAAACATCTATGTGGTGCTGTCACTGTGTGCTACCTACGGCATCCTCTTTGCCACGCTCTGCACGCTGCCCTACTCCCTGCTTTGCGACTACTACCAGAGCCGTGAG TTCGTAGGCTCGCAGGCGGAGGGCACGCGGCGCGGGATGGGCGTTGACATCtccctgctgagctgccagTACTTCCTGGCGCAGATCCTCGTGGCCCTGGCCATGGGGCCGCTGACGGCAGCTGTGGGCAGTGCCAGCGGCGCCATGTACTTCGCTAGCCTGGTCTCCTTCCTGGGCTgtctcttctcctccctctgcatCACCTACGAGCTGCCACCCACCGAGGAGCTGCCACACACTGAGGAGCAGCGCCCGCTCTTGTCCCGTGCGCGGAATGAATAA
- the SLC45A1 gene encoding proton-associated sugar transporter A isoform X3: MQKILHPEKAANGTVTALLWMRSSGRRRHSILLWQQPPALQSGVWQGWVDGGSRSPIPGQLKGRLGTDRHLPVMIPQSATPPVSDAALLPSGASQEIWRSQVPGYSGSVTGHISHRANNFKRHPKRRKHIRPSPPPPPNTPCPIDLIDFGDLQPQRSFLELLFNGCILFGLEFSYAMETAYVTPVLLQMGLPDQLYGMVWFISPILGFLLQPLLGAWSDRCTSRFGRRRPFILVLAVGALLGLSLMLNGKDIGSALSDTANNHKWGIILTVCGVVLMDFSADSADNPSHAYMMDVCSPVDQDRGLNIHALLAGLGGGFGYVVGGIHWDKTSFGKAVGGQLRVIYVFTSVILTITTVLTLISIPERPLRSFSRKKKVMKSPSLPLPPSPPFFFEEGVNENFASHNSAHLYESFTSPVSPLSPLTPKYGSFISRDNSLTGINEFASSFGTSNIDSVLIDCFTGGHSSYLALPASLPRQPVSVSFPRVPDGCYQGENGVLEQGESSITPGPDGEPLRVGSLDAIKPRSSGILKRPQTLAIPDIVTGHCPENNRRRNVTFSQQVANILLNGVKYESELNGSSETLEQPLSVKLLCSTICQMPKALRNLCINHFLGWLSFEGMLLFYTDFMGEVVFQGNPKAPHNSDEYQKYNAGVTMGCWGMCIYAFSAAFYSAALEKLEERFSTRTLYFVAYLAFGLGTGLATLSRNIYVVLSLCATYGILFATLCTLPYSLLCDYYQSREFVGSQAEGTRRGMGVDISLLSCQYFLAQILVALAMGPLTAAVGSASGAMYFASLVSFLGCLFSSLCITYELPPTEELPHTEEQRPLLSRARNE, from the exons GCAGCAAATGGAACAGTGACTGCTCTATTGTGGATGAGGTCCTCTGGCAGGAGAAGACACAGCATCCTGTTGTGGCAacagccaccagcactgcaAAGTGGTGTGTGGCAAGGCTGGGTTGATGGAGGCTCCAGAAGTCCCATAcctgggcagctgaaaggaagaCTCGGCACAGACAG ACATCTACCCGTGATGATTCCACAATCTGCAACACCCCCCGTCAGTGATGCTGCGCTCTTGCCAAGCGGGGCTTCTCAGGAAATCTGGAGGTCACAAGTTCCAGGCTATTCTGGATCGGTCACAGGGCACATAAGTCATCGGGCCAATAACTTCAAGAGACAtccaaaaaggagaaaacacattCGCCCTTCACCGCCACCGCCACCGAACACTCCATGTCCTATTGATTTGATTGACTTTGGGGATCTCCAACCGCAGAGGTCTTTCCTAGAACTCCTCTTTAATGGGTGCATTCTCTTTGGGCTGGAGTTCAGCTATGCCATGGAAACAGCCTATGTTACCCCTGTTCTGCTTCAGATGGGGCTTCCAGACCAACTGTATGGAATGGTGTGGTTCATCAGCCCTATATTAG gGTTCTTGCTACAGCCTTTGCTGGGGGCCTGGAGTGACAGATGCACATCAAGATTTGGGAGGAGAAGACCTTTCATTCTGGTCTTAGCAGTAG GAGCGTTGCTTGGGCTCTCGCTTATGCTGAATGGCAAAGATATAGGGAGTGCCCTGTCTGACACTGCAAATAACCACAAATGGGGGATCATCCTTACGGTCTGTGGTGTTGTGCTCATGGACTTCAGCGCAGATTCGGCAGACAATCCCAGTCATGCCTACATGATGGATGTGTGCAGCCCAGTGGATCAAGACAGGGGCCTCAACATCCACGCTTTATTAGCAG GTCTTGGAGGTGGCTTTGGTTATGTTGTTGGAGGAATACACTGGGATAAAACCAGTTTTGGAAAAGCTGTGGGAGGGCAACTTCGAGTCATCTATGTCTTCACCTCAGTTATACTGACTATTACTACTGTGCTGACTCTAATCAGCATTCCAGAAAGACCCTTAAGGTCCtttagcaggaagaaaaaggtgatGAAGAGTCCAagtcttcctctccctccttctccaccTTTCTTCTTTGAGGAGGGTGTAAATGAAAACTTTGCTTCTCATAACTCAGCTCACTTATATGAAAGTTTTACAAGTCCCGTTTCCCCCCTCAGCCCACTCACACCCAAATATGGCAGTTTTATCAGCAGAGACAATTCCTTGACGGGAATTAATGAGTTTGCATCATCATTTGGGACTTCAAATATTGACAGTGTGCTTATAGACTGTTTTACAGGCGGGCATAGTAGTTATTTAGCACTTCCAGCTAGCTTGCCCAGGCAGCCTGTCAGTGTCAGCTTTCCTCGGGTACCTGATGGCTGTTACCAAGGAGAAAACGGAGTTCTGGagcaaggggagagcagcatAACACCGGGGCCTGACGGCGAGCCGCTAAGGGTGGGCTCACTGGATGCGATAAAGCCACGGTCATCGGGGATCCTGAAAAGACCTCAGACCTTGGCCATTCCAGATATCGTAACAGGACACTGTCCAGAAAATaatagaagaagaaatgtaACCTTCAGCCAACAG GTTGCTAACATCTTGCTGAACGGCGTTAAGTATGAGAGCGAGCTGAATGGATCAAGCGAGACCTTGGAGCAACCACTCTCTGTGAAACTTCTTTGTTCGACCATCTGCCAGATGCCCAAGGCTCTTCGTAACCTCTGCATCAACCACTTCCTAG GATGGCTTTCATTTGAGGGGATGTTACTCTTCTACACCGACTTCATGGGAGAAGTAGTGTTTCAAGGGAATCCGAAAGCGCCTCACAACTCAGATGAGTATCAGAAGTACAACGCTGGGGTCAccatgggctgctggggaatgTGCATCTATGCGTTCAGTGCTGCTTTCTATTCAG CTGCACTGGAGAAGCTGGAGGAGCGGTTCAGCACACGGACGCTGTACTTTGTGGCGTATTTGGCCTTcgggctgggcacagggctggccaCGCTCTCCAGAAACATCTATGTGGTGCTGTCACTGTGTGCTACCTACGGCATCCTCTTTGCCACGCTCTGCACGCTGCCCTACTCCCTGCTTTGCGACTACTACCAGAGCCGTGAG TTCGTAGGCTCGCAGGCGGAGGGCACGCGGCGCGGGATGGGCGTTGACATCtccctgctgagctgccagTACTTCCTGGCGCAGATCCTCGTGGCCCTGGCCATGGGGCCGCTGACGGCAGCTGTGGGCAGTGCCAGCGGCGCCATGTACTTCGCTAGCCTGGTCTCCTTCCTGGGCTgtctcttctcctccctctgcatCACCTACGAGCTGCCACCCACCGAGGAGCTGCCACACACTGAGGAGCAGCGCCCGCTCTTGTCCCGTGCGCGGAATGAATAA